In the genome of Streptomyces aquilus, the window ACCTTGGAACGCGTGGTCGGCGCGAGCGCCGCGGGCGTGGCGGCGCTCGCGGCCACCGCCGCCCGGCGGGTGGTGAGCGCCCGGTGAACGGCTGGATCCTCGCCGCGACCGTCGCGCTCGGCGCGGGCCTGGGCACCACCCTGTGGGGAGTCGCCACCGGCCCGCTGCGCCGCCGGGTGGTGGCCCAGAACATGTCGACCGCGCTGGCCTGCCCGGCCCTCCTGCTGCTCTCCCAGGGATACACCCGGCCGTCGTACGTCGATCTCGCCCTGGTGCTCGCGCTGCTCGGCCCCGTCGGCACCCTCGTCTTCGCCCGGCTGCTCGCCGGCGAACTGGCCGACGACCCGCCCCGCGCCTGGGGCGTGACCTGGGTGGTCGCCGGGTTCGGCGCCGTGGTCGTCGGGATCGTGTGCGCGGCCACCGGGCCGAGCCGGGCCATGGTGAAGCTCCTCGTGATCGGGGCGCTGCTGATCGCCGGCAACGTCGTCGCCTCCCGCGCGCTGTCCGGCGGGTTCCCCGGGGCCGGCCGTGGCTGACGCCGTGATCGCCGTCGTCCTCCTGCTGGTCGGCGCCACCGCCACCACGGCCGTCGCGGTCCGCGACCCGGAGCGCCAGGCGCTCGTGCTGTCCGTCCTCGGCGTCGTCCTCGCCGTGCTGTTCACCGTCCTCCAGGCGCCCGACGTGGGCCTGTCGCAGCTCGCCGTGGGCTCCGCGCTCACCCCGCTGTTGCTGCTGCTGACGGTCCGCAAGGTCAGACGGCGCGCCCGAGGCGAGGAGCGCCAGGAGTGAGCCGGCGCGCCCGGCTGTGGCTCGTGGCCGTCGGCGGCGGCGCCCTCGCCGCGCTGCTCGTGGCCGCCTGCCTCGATCTGCCGGCCTTCGGCGGCACCCGGCACCCGTACGGCGACCGGGCCGTGCGCGAGTCCCTCGCCCGGCACACCGCCAACACCATCGCCTCGATCAACTTCGACCAGCGGGCCTTCGACACCCTAGGCGAGATCAGCATCCTGTTCGCGGCCGTCCTCGGCTGTGTGGTCCTGCTGCGCCAGACCCGCGACGAACACCGCGCCCGCCCCGAACCCGAGCCTGTTGCCCTCCCGGTGCGCCGCTACGCCCTCGCCGTGCTCCCCGTCGCCCTGCTCACCGGCCTCTACGTCGTCGCCCACGGCCAGCTCAGCCCCGGCGGCGGCTTCCAGGGCGGCGTCGTCGCCGCGACCTCCCTGCACCTGCTCTACCTGGGCGCCGACTACCGCGCCCTGGAACGCATCCGCCCGGTCGGCCTCTACGAGGTCGGCGACGCGCTCGCCGTCTCCGCCTACCTCGTCACCGGCCTCGCGGGCCTGATCGGCGGCACCGCCTTCCTCGCCAACACGCTGCTGCCGTACGGCACCTTCAACACGCTGTCCTCCGGCGGCACCGTTCCGCTGCTGAACGCCGCCGTCGGCATGGAGGTCGCCTGCGCGGTCGTGGTGCTGCTCGCCCGCTTCCTGGACCAGGCCGTCGAGATCGAGAAGGGGAAGTGATGGGCGTCCTGCCGTACCTCGTCGCCGTGTGGATCTTCCTGGTCGGCTGCTACGGCCTCGCCACCAGCCGCAATCTGATCCACGCCGTCGGCTGTCTGTCCGTGTGCCAGTCCGCCACCTACGTCCTGCTGCTGGCCGTCGGCTACCGCGACGACGCGACCGCGCCGGTCTTCTCCGATGTGAAGCCCGGCTCCCGGCCGGTCGTCGACCCCGTCGTCCAGGCGCTGACCCTGACCGACGTCGTGGTCGGCGCCACCGTCACCGCGCTGCTGCTCGCCCTCGTCGTACAGGTCTCCAAGCGGCACGGCACGGTCGACCCCGACGCACTCTCGGAGCTGCGCGGCTGATGAACGACCTGCTGCCGCTCCTCGTCGCCGTCCCCCTGCTCGGGGCCGCCCTGCTGGTCGCCGGGGGCCGCCGGCTGCCCCGTGTCGTCGCCGAGTCCACCGGCTGCGCGGTGTCGGCGGGTACGGCCGCCCTCGCGATCGTGCTGCTGCTCGACTCCTCGCCGCCCATGGTCGAGTGGGCCGGCGGCTGGGTGCCCGTGAACGGCCAGAGCGTCGGCATCGTCCTCGTCGGCGACGGGCCCGGGCTCGGCATGGCCGCGCTCGCCTCGCTGCTCACCCTCGCGGCGCTCGCGTACTCCTGGCACTACTTCGACGAACCCCCGCGCCGGCACGCGGGCTCGTTCCCCGCGCTGATGCTGCTCTTCCAGGCCGGCATGTGCGGCTTCGCACTCGCGGGCGACCTGTTCAACGCCTTCGTGTGGTTCGAGCTGATGAGCGTGTGCGCCTACGCCCTCACCGGCCACCGGGTGGAGGAGGCCAAGGCGGTGCAGGGCGCCCTGACCTTCGCCGTCATCACCTCACTGGGCGGCTACGCCCTGCTGATGGGCATCGGGCTGCTGTACGCCCGCACCGGCGAGCTGGCGCTCACCCAGATCGGGCGCGGCCTCGACGCACACGGCCCGCCCGACGCGCTCGTCCTCGGCGCCTTCGTTCTCGTCCTCACCGCGCTGCTGGTGAAGGCCGCCGCCGTCCCCTTCCACTTCTGGCTCCCCGACGCCCACGCCGTCGCCCCCACCCCGGTGTGCATGCTGTTGTCCGGCGTCATGGTCGAACTCGGCACCTACGGCGTGTGGCGGGTGTACGGCACCGTGTTCTCCGGACCCGGCGGCGTCCCGGCCGCCGACCTGCACCGGCTGCTCGTCGTCCTCGGCGTGCTCACCGCCGCGGTCGGCGCCGTCATGTGCTGGTACCAGCGCCACATCAAACGCCTGCTCGCCTACTCGACCGTCGCCCACACCGGCCTGTTCCTCATCGGCATCGGCCTCCTCAAGCCCGAGGCCGACGACGGCGTCGCCCTGTACCTGCTCGGCCACGCCGGAGTGAAGGCCGCGCTGTTCGCCTGCACCGGCATCCTCCTCGACCGCTACGGCAGCGTCGACGAACACGCCCTGCACGGCAGAGCGCGCCAACTCCGTGGTGTCGCCGTGCTGTTCACCCTCGGAGCCCTCGGACTCGCCGGGCTGCCGCCCTTCGGCACGGCGCTCGGCAAGGCCGTCACCGAGGAGGCCGCGGGTGGCCCCCTCACCGTGCTCTACGTCGCCGCCAGCGCCGTCACGGCCGGTGCCGTCCTGCGCGTCGCCGCCCGCGTGTTCCTCGGGCTCGGGCCCAGGCCGTCCGACGACGGCGGCTACGAGACGACCGGCTCCGGCGAGGAGCCCGAGACGGGGCAACGGCTGCGCTGGGTCCCCGGCACGATGACGGCGGTCCCGGCGCTGCTGCTCGCCGGGTCGCTCACGGTCGGCGTGGCACCCGGCTTCGGCGACGTGGTCGCCCACGCCGTGAACGAAGCCGGGTCCGGCGGGGTCGTGGTGGCCCCGGTGCACTGGACGCCGCTCGGTGTCCTGCTGGGGGTCACCTCGACGCTGCTGGCCATGGGCCTGGCCGCGGTGGCGGTCACCCGCCCGAAGCTGCTCGCCGCCCCGGGCTGGGCGCTGCCGCTGCGCCGGCTGCAGTCCGGGCACATCGGGGACTACGTGGCCTGGCTGCTGGTCGGCGCCGGACTGCTCGGGGCGCTGGCCCTGCCGGGCATCCTGGCCTCCTGATCAGGCCTTGTAGGTGACCTTCACCTCCTTGAAGCCGAGCGAGCGCAGCAGACCTTCCAGCATGTCCGTGGTGTTCTTCTCGGCGCGCCCGGTCAGCGCGCTGTCCTTGGCCGCGTCGCGGATGTGCTTCACCGCGAGCTTCTGCACGGCCTGCTCGCTGTTGGGGTTGTCCGAGAACAGATCGCCCAGGCGGTCCAGGAAACCCCGCTGCTTCGACACCGCGTAGGAGCGGTCCGCGTCCAGGGCGGGCTTGCCGAGCTGCGCGTGCGGCAGCACCAGCGTGGCGGACGTACGGTCGTCATTGACCTGCACGTCGTTCTCGCCCACCTTGCCGAGGTCCACGAAGGCGTCGACGGTGCCCGCCCCGACGTACAGGGTGCGGGTGCCGCGGATCGCGTCGGGCAGGTACTTGGCGTCCTTCTCCAGGTCCACCACGACCTGGAAGTTGCCGGAGGCGGCGTCGTACCGGCTGATGTCCTGGATGGACTGGAGCAGAGCGGGCCCCGAACGGTCATGGGTCTCGGTGCCGAACAGGTCCTTGAGGCCCGGGAGCACGCTGAAGCGGATACCGGCGAAGAACACGACGAGCACCAGAACGACGGCACTCACCAGCTTCGCCCAGCCGGGCATGCGTTTGGACATGCGCCTGATGGGAGTCGTCATGCGACGGCCCTCCTTCCTCCTTCAACGAATGCCCCCCAAAGCCCTTGGCAGACCGGGGCGTTGGCCGATTGGCGCCGCTGACGGGGGCACGGGCGGCGCACTAGCGTGGAAAGCCGTCCCCATCGGCGCTTCTGGAGAACCGGATGAGTGCGCAGAGCGCGTCCCGGCCGTTACGTCCCATGCATCGCATCAGCCTTCCCGAGTCCGGGCCGCCCCGGCTCGTCACCCTCGCCACCGGCACCCCGGTGTGGCTCGTGACCCGGTACGCCGAGGTGCGCCAGGTGCTCATGGACCCCCGGTTCGACCGGCGGTCGCTGCACGCGGAGAACGCCCCTCCGCTGCTCGTCGTACCGAACCTGCTCGACGACCCCAATGGGCTGATCAACCAGGACGGCCCCGCCCACCAGCGGCTGCGCGGCACCGTCCAGCGGGCGTTCACCCCGCGGGCCATCGCCCGCTGGCGGCCCTGGGTGGGGTCCGTGGTGGCCTCGCTGCTCGACGACTTCGCGGCCCGGCCCCGACCCGCCGACATCGTCGAGGGGTTCACCCGGCCGCTGCCCGTGTCCGTGATCTGCCGGCTCATGGGGCTCGACCACCTGGACCGCGACCGCATCCGCCACTGGGCCGACCACGCCCTGTCCGGCGGGGCTCACACGGCCGAGGAGGTCGTGGCGGCGATGACCGAGTTCGGCGTCTTCGCCGCCGGACTGATCGCCGAGCGGCGCAAGGAGCCGGGCGACGACCTGGTCAGCGGCCTGGTCGCGGCCGGTGACGAACTGGGCATCGAGGAACGGCAGTTGATCACCCTCACGCTGGGGCTGGTGGTGGCCGGGCACGAGACCACCATGAGCGCCCTCGGCAACGCCGTCGTCTACCTCCTCACCGACGGACGCGACGGCTGGCCGCTGCTCGCCCGCGACGAGGAGGCGGCGGCGACCGCGGCCGAGCAGCTGCTGCGCACCGTGCCGCTCAGCGAGGGGCGGGTGCTGCCCGGTCTGATCCGGCGCGCGGTGGCGGACGTCGAGGTCGGCGGGGTGCTGATCCCCGCGGGCGGCGTGGTCGCCGTCCAGACCAACTCCGCCGGCCGCGACCCCGACGTCTTCCCACCGGGGCCGCCCGACCTGTCCGCGCCCCTCACCTCGCCCGGCATCGCCTTCGGCGCCGGACCCCACCACTGCCTCGGCGCCTGGCTGGCCCGGCTGGAACTCGAACTCGCCCTGCACCACCTGGCCGCCCGCTTCCCGGGGCTACGGGCCGAGTTCACGCCGGAGACGATCGAGTGGCGGGTGGGCCAGATGACCCGCAGCCCCTCGCGGCTGCCGGTGTCGTGGTGACAACGCCGGTCAGTGCGAGCGCAGTTCGCGGTCGCCCGACGTACGGGACCACCACATCCCCTCCCCGTGCGTGAGCCCCGGCAGTCGCAGCTCCATCTCGCGCACCCGCCGGGCCGGCAGCTCGCCGGTGATCACCCATGCCGTGCTGCCGCCGGTCGTGCCGGTGAACTCCGCTCCCAGCGAGGCGAGGTGCGCGGTCACCGGCGCCAACGCGTCGAGCGGGACCTCCGTCTCGAAGGCGTGGTACGGCTCGTACAGCCGCGTCCGTGCCCGCTCCAGGGCGCGGCGCAGCACGTACGGGGTGAGCGCGCGGAAGTCCCCGGCCGTGCTGAGCGGGGCGACGAAACCGGAGCGGATCAGGGTGACCCGGTAGTCCGTCACGGCCGCGCCGTTCAGTCCGGTGCGCATGCTCGTGTGCACGGTGTCCTCGACGGCCTGGTGGAAGGCCCGGGGGAGGGCGCCGAGTTCGGTCTCGTAGGTGAACACCCCGCCGGAGCCGCGCTCGCCCGGTGCCACGCGCACCCCGATCGTCGCCCAGTGACGGGTGCCGTCGAGCCAGGGATTTGCCTCCCAGGCCTCGCCGACCCCGCGCGGGCGCTCCAGGAACCGCACCCGGCCCGGTGCGAACTCCGCCTCGATGCCGTGGTCCTGGGCGAGGACGGCCGCCAGCACCTCCATCTGGACCTCGCCGTAGAGGAGCAGCGCGGTGCCGCCGTCGGCCGCCGGGCTGGCGTGGATCAGCGGGTCCTGGTCGGCCAGGACGAGCAGCGCGGAGCGGAGCCGGGCCGCCTGGTCGGGGCGTCGGGCGGTGACCATGGTCTCCAGGGTCGGCGGCGCGAACTGGGCCTCCTGCTCGGTGAGTTCACCCAGCCGGTCGCCCACGCGGACGCCCGCGAGGCCGGTCAGCGCCGCGATGTTCCCGGCGGTGAGGGGACCGCTGCCGCCGATGACGTCCAGGCGGGTCACCCGGCCGGAGACCTCCGCGGTGCGGCCGTCGGCGTCGCGCCGCAGCAGCGTGAGCTTCTGACGCTCCGTCACCTCACCGTCGTAGAGCCGGAGAAACGCCGTGCGCTCGCCACCGGGTCCGGGCCGGACGGCGAACACCGTGCCGCGCGGCGGGCCGCCCACGGCGGTCGGTGCCGGCGGGACGAGCCGGACCAGGGCGTCGACCAGGTCGCCGACGCCCTCGCCGCCGAGCGCGGAACCGAAGAGGACGGGGTGGAAGGTGCCGTCGGCGGTGTGTGCGGCGAGGGCCTTGTGCAGGTCGGCCGGGGTGGGCGCCGGGCCGTCGACGACCGCCGCGAGGATGTCCGGGTCGACGTCGGCGAGGGGCTCGGCCAGGGAGGCGAGCGGCACCGCGGTCACGCGGGCCCTCGGGGTGCCGATGTCCCGGACCGTGGTGAGCGGCGCGACGTGCGGCGTCAGCAGCCGCCGGACGTCGTCGAGCAGACCCTCCGCGCGGGCGCCCGCCCGGTCGACCTTGTTGACGAAGACGAGCGTGGGCAGCCGTAGTCGGCGCAGGGTGCGCATCAGGACGCGGGTCTGCGCCTGGACGCCCTCCACGGCGGAGAGCACCAGGACCGCGCCGTCCCGGACCGCCAGGGCGCGCTCGACCTCGGCGATGAAGTCGGAGTGCCCGGGGGTGTCGATGAGGTTGACCTGGGTGTCGCCGACCGTGAAGGCGGCGACGGCCGAGCGGATGGTGATGCCGCGCTGCCGCTCGATCGCCCCGTCGTCCGTACGGGTGTCACCGGCGTCGACGCTGCCGAGCCGGTCGATCGCGCCGTGGTCGAACAGCAGCCGCTCGGTGAGGCTGGTCTTACCGGCGTCGACGTGGGCCAGAATTCCGATGTTCAGGGTGTGCATGCGTAGGTGAGTCCTCGAGAACCGTGGGCCTGTGGAGGGGCTGGGGGATTCCGAGGAGTCGGCGCATGCGGGTCTTCCTGACGTGAGGGAACACGGACGGCTCCATCATGGCCGGGCGGTGCGGGCGGAGCGCAAGCGAATTTCGCTGGTCAGTAGCATGAGGGGCGGCAGCCCGAGATGATCATGCGAGGAGCGGACCGTGCGAGACATCGCCGTGTTCAGCGGTAGTGCCCACCCCGAGCTGGCGGCGGAGGTCTGCGCGCATCTCGGTGTGCCGCTCAGCCCCACCCGGGTCAGCCGGTTCGCCAACGACTGTCTGGAGGTGCAGCTCCAGGCCAACTGCCGGGAGCGGGACGTCTTCCTGGTCCAGCCGCTGGTCAAGCCCGTCCAGGAGCACCTCGTCGAGCTGCTGCTGATGTGCGACGCGGCCCGCGGCGCCTCCGCCCGCCGGATCACCGTGGTCATGCCGCACTATTCCTACGCCCGATCCGACAAGAAGGACGCGCCCCGCATCTCCCTCGGCGGCCGGCTCGTCGCCGACCTGATGGTGGCGGCCGGCGCGAGCCGGGTCCTCGCCATGACCCTGCACTCGCCGCAGGTCCACGGCTTCTTCTCGGTCCCCGTCGACCATCTGCACGCGCTGCGTGAACTGGCCGCGCACTTCCAGCGCCACGACCTCTCACGCACCACCGTCGTCTCCCCGGACCTCGGCAACGCCAAGGAGGCCGCCGCGTTCGCCCGGCTCATCGGCGCGCAGGTCGCCGCCGGGGCCAAGCAGCGGTTCGCGGACGACCGGGTCAGCATCAGCGACGTCATCGGCGAGGTGACGGACCGGGACGTCATCGTCCTGGACGACGAGATCGCCAAGGGCAGCACTGTCCTCGAACTCCTCGACCGGCTGCGTGAGTTGAAGCCCCGCTCGATCCGAGTGGCCTGCACGCACGGCCTGTTCGCGGCCGGCGCGCTCAAGCGGATCGGCGAGCAGCCCGACGTGCTGGAGATCGTGTGCACCAACACGGTGCCGGTGCCCGAGGAGGAGCGCACCGAGAAGCTGCGCATCCTGTCCATCGCCCCGGCGCTCGCCGAGGCCGTGCGGCGCATTCACAACGGCGAGTCCGTCAGCGCCCTGTTCGACGCGCGGCCGAGCGAATAGACAGGAGGGAGAGCCGGGCCCGGCCCGGCATCCCTGAGGTGACCTGGAGGCCCCAGTGGCGAAGGCGAAGTTCGAGCGGACCAAGCCGCATGTGAACATCGGCACCATCGGGCACATCGACCACGGCAAGACCACGCTCACGGCGGCCATCACGAAGGTGCTGCACGACAGGTATCCCGACCTGAACCCGTTCACGCCCTTCGACCAGATCGACAAGGCGCCCGAGGAGCGGCAGCGCGGCATCACCATCTCGATCGCCCACGTCGAGTACCAGACCGAGCGCCGGCACTACGCCCACGTCGACTGCCCCGGCCACGCCGACTACATCAAGAACATGATCACCGGCGCGGCCCAGATGGACGGCGCGATCCTCGTCGTCGCCGCCACCGACGGGCCGATGCCGCAGACCAAGGAACACGTCCTGCTGGCCCGGCAGGTGGGCGTGCCGTACATCGTCGTCGCCCTCAACAAGACGGACATGGTCGACGACGAGGAGATCCTGGAACTCGTCGAGCTGGAGGTCCGCGAGCTGCTCACCGAGTACGAGTTCCCCGGCGACGACGTGCCCGTGATCAAGGTGTCCGCGCTCAAGGCCCTGGAGGGCGACGAGCAGTGGGCGCGGTCGGTGCTGGAGCTGCTCGACGCCGTCGACACGGCCGTCCCCGAGCCGCAGCGGGACGTGGACAAGCCGTTCCTGATGCCGATCGAGGACGTCTTCACGATCACCGGGCGCGGGACCGTCGTCACCGGCCGGATCGAGCGCGGTGTGCTGCACGTCAACAAGGAGGTCGAGATCATCGGCATCCACGAGACGAAGACCAGGACGACCGTCACCGGCATCGAGATGTTCCGCAAACTCCTCGACGAGGGCCGGGCGGGGGAGAACGTGGGTCTGCTGTTGCGCGGCATCAAGCGCGAGGACGTCGAACGCGGACAGGTCGTCATCCAGCCGGGCTCGGTCACCCCGCACAAGGAGTTCGAGGCGCGCGCGTACATCCTGTCCAAGGACGAGGGCGGCCGGCACACGCCGTTCTTCGACAACTACCGCCCGCAGTTCTACTTCCGCACCACCGACGTCACCGGGGTGGTGACCCTGCCCAAGGGCACCGAGATGGTCATGCCGGGCGACAACACGACCATGAACGTGCAGCTGATCCAGCCCATCGCCATGGAGGAGGGGCTGAAGTTCGCCATCCGCGAGGGCGGGCGGACCGTCGGCGCGGGCCAGGTCACCAGGATCCTCAAATAGGCGCGGTCACAGCGACCCGGACGTGGCCTCGGACTGTCCCAGGGCCGCGTCCAGCGTCGCGTGCGGCGGCAGTAATCGATGCAGTCCGGTGACCTTCATGATGCGCAGGGTGAGGGGGTGCACACAGACCAGGCGCAGTTGCCCGTCGTGGTCGAGCACCCTGCTGCGGGCGCGGTAGAGCAGCCGCAGGCCGGAGCAGTCGAAGAACTCCACCTGCCGCAGGTCGATCACGACCCGGGGGTGGTCGCGCCCGGTCTCCCGGTCCAGGTACGGGACGATCTCCAGGGCGGCCGAGATGTCGATCTCACCACGGAACTCCAGCACCGTGTGTCCCCGGTCCTGGTGGATGTGCAGGTGCCGAGTGCGCGGTGCAGGTTGCTGCTGCACGACGACATCGCCTCCAACCGGCCCTTCGAGTGACGGGGTGCAGGTCACCGGGGGCTGGGGTGACATCGTGCGGCGAGCCTACGAGAGGTCGCCGTGTCCCCATGCCCGGAGTGCGTGCAAGTCCTTTCCCCGCCCTGCAAGTTACCCCCGATGGAGTGAATTTGAGCATGTTCGATTGACATATGTCTTCGAATTGCGATGCGACCTCAGGACAGGGCGTGCCAGGCCCGGGACAGGGCCTGGCGGAACTGCTCGGTCTGGTGCGCGGTGAGATCGCGGACCATCCGCTCCTCCAGCTCACGGACCGGCTCCTCGTGCCGCGCGAGCAGCTCGCGCCCGGCGTCGGTCAGCAGGATCAGCAGCTCCCGGCGATTGCGCGGATTGCGCTCCCGGCGCACCAGCTCGCGGTTCTCCAGCGACCGGACGAGGTCGGCGATCGACTGGGCCGTGACGAAGGAGTCGCGCGCGAGCTGCGCGGCCGACAGTCCGTCGTGTCGCTCCAGGACGGTCAGCGCGGTGTACTGGAGTGCCGTGATCCCGGACGGCCTGACCAGCTCGTCGAGGTGGGACCGGACGACGAGTTCCACTTGTTTGACCATGTAGAGCAGGGACGGGGCCGTCTTGGTCGCCTGGGTGTCGAGCATGACTTCACCCTAGGGCATTGACAGGAAACCTGTCTGTAATGAGACTGCCGACATACCTGCGAACCGACAGGAATCCTGTTGGTTGAAATCTTGGCAATGAGGCTGAGGAGTGGTGATGACCACCTTCGAGATCGAACCCGGGCGGCTGTTCATCGGGGGACAGTGGCGCGAGGCCGCCGACGGGGCGCGCACCGAGGTGGTCGACCCGTCGCGGGGCGCGGTCGTCACCACCGTCGCGGAGGCGGGCGCCGCCGACGTGGACGCGGCCGTGCGCGCCGCGCGGGAGGCCTACGACGACGGCTCCTGGTCCGGCCTCAGCGGCCGGGAGCGCGGCCGGGTGCTGCACCGCATCGCCGAGCTCATCCGGGAGAACGCCGACGACATCGCCCGCCTGGAGAGCCTCGACGTCGGCAAGCCGATCACGCTCGCCCATGCCGTCGACGTCACCAACGCGGCCAACGACTACGAGCACTTCGCCGCCCTCGCCCACTCCCTGCACGGCTCCCACCGCGACACCCCCATGAACGCCCTCGCCTACACCCGGCGCGAGCCGCTCGGTGTGGTCGCCGCGATCACGCCGTTCAACTTCCCCCTGATCCTGGCCGGTTCGAAGATCGCCCCGGCGCTCGCTGCGGGCAACACGGTCGTGCACAAGCCCGCCGACGAGACCCCGCTCAGCGCGCTCTACATGGCCGAGCTGTTCCAGCGGGCCGGTGTCCCCGACGGCGTGGTCAATGTCGTCACCGGCGCCGGGCCGGTCGCCGGAGAGGCCCTCCTGCGGCACAGCGGCGTCGACAAGATCGCCTTCACCGGCTCCACCGCGGTCGGCCGGCACGCCGCGAGCGTCGCCGGGGAGAACCTCAAGCCCGTCACCATGGAACTGGGCGGCAACGCGGCCCACATCGTCTTCGAGGACGCCGACCTGGAACAGGCCGTCGGCGCGATCATCAAGGCCTTCGTCTTCAACTCCGGGCAGTTCTGCATGGGCGGCCCGCGCCTGCTGGTGGCCCGCTCCGTCTACAGCACCCTGCTCGGCATCCTCGAACAGGCCGTGCCCGGCGTGCCGTTGGGCGATCCGCGGCAGCCGGAGACGGTCGTCGGCCCGATGGCGGGGGAGAAGCACCTCAAGAAGGTCGAGGAGTACGTCGAACTCGCCCGCAAGGAAGGCGGCCGCATCGTCTGCGGCGGCGAACGCCTCGACCTGGACGGCGGCTACTACTACAAGCCCACCGTCATCGCCGACCTCCCCAACGACTCCCGGGTGATCCAGGAGGAGATCTTCGGCCCGGTCCTCACCGTGCAGCCCTTCGACTCCGAGGACGAGGCCGTCCGCCTCGCCAACTCCACGCCGTACGGCCTGGCTTCGGGCATCCAGACCAGCAACCTCGCCCGTGCCCACCGCGTCGCCGACCGGCTCCAGGCGGGCATCGTCTGGGTCAACGACTGGGCGATGCTCGACCCCGCGGTCCCCTTCGGCGGCGTCAAGGACTCCGGCTTCGGCCGCGAGTACGGCCCCGAGGCGCTCGCCTCCTACACCAAGGTCAAGTCCGTCGTCGTCTCGCTCGGCTGAACCGCCCCGAACCGGCTGCAAAGACAAGGGAGTTCGTACGATGTCCATCCCCACCCGTGCCGCGGTCGTCGAGTCCGGCGGGGCGCCCTTCACCCTCGCCGACGTCGAGCTCGACGAGCCGGGGCCCCGCGAGGCGGTCGTCCGCATGGTGGCCACCGGGCTCTGTCACACCGACCTCGGGGTCGCGAGCGGCGGCCTGCCCTTCCCGCTGCCCGGGGTGCTCGGCCACGAAGGCGCCGGGATCGTCGAGGCCGTGGGCCCGGCCGTCACCGGGGTCGCGCCGGGCGACCACGTCGTGCTGTCGTTCACGTCCTGCGGCTCCTGCCGCAACTGCGACGGCGGCCACCCGGCGTACTGCGCCACCTGGCTGCCGCTCAACCTCATCGGCGGCCGACGGGCCGACGGCAGCAGCACCATCAGCCGGGGCGGCGAACCGCTGGGCGGCCACTTCTTCGGCCAGTCCTCCTTCGCCGAACGCGCGTTGGTGGACGAGCGCAGCCTCGTGAAGGTCGACCCCGAGGTGCCGCTGACCTCGATCGCCCCGCTGGGCTGCGGAGTGCAGACCGGCGTCGGCGCGGTCTGGAACGTCCTGAAGCCGGACACCGGCAGCACGGTCGTCGTCCTCGGCGCCGGAGCGGTCGGCCTGTCCGCGGTCATGGCCGCCGCCCTGACCCCCGCCACGACGATCGTCGCCGTCGACCGGGTCGGCGAACGCCTCGCACTGGCACGGGAGTTGGGCGCCACCCATGTGGTGAACGCCGGTGACGACGACCTCGGCAAGGCCCTCGCCGAGATCACCGGCGGCCAGGGGGCCGACGGTGTCGTCGAGACCACCGGCAACGTCGGCGTGCTCCGCCAGGGCGTGGACGCGCTCGGCGCCCGCGGCACCCTGGTCGTCGTCGGCGCCCCGCCGT includes:
- a CDS encoding NAD(P)-dependent alcohol dehydrogenase, with translation MSIPTRAAVVESGGAPFTLADVELDEPGPREAVVRMVATGLCHTDLGVASGGLPFPLPGVLGHEGAGIVEAVGPAVTGVAPGDHVVLSFTSCGSCRNCDGGHPAYCATWLPLNLIGGRRADGSSTISRGGEPLGGHFFGQSSFAERALVDERSLVKVDPEVPLTSIAPLGCGVQTGVGAVWNVLKPDTGSTVVVLGAGAVGLSAVMAAALTPATTIVAVDRVGERLALARELGATHVVNAGDDDLGKALAEITGGQGADGVVETTGNVGVLRQGVDALGARGTLVVVGAPPFGTEVALDVNGLLGGKRVVGLTLGDAETQSFIPALVRMVKEGRLPLHRLISTYAFADIDRAVRDMGTGKAIKPVLTF